Within Corynebacterium jeddahense, the genomic segment GGCCTGCCACGCCGGGTCGAGCTGCTTGTCGTGGCCGATGCGCCCGCCGGGGATGCGCGGCATGCGCGCCGCGATCGGGGTGGCCAGGCCGACGGTGTCCAGCACGCGCACGTCGAGCGGCGCGTTCATGCTGGTCATGCCCAGGTTGATGAGGTAGGCGGTGAGGCCCAGGTTGTTCAGGTCGGTCTCCGCGTCGACGCGGTCGCGGTAGAACCACTTGTAGATCTCCGGATCCGCGCTCACGTAGGCCAGGTTGAGCTGCGCGGCCTCCGCATCGATGCCGTCTTGCAGCGCGTCCTCCCAGTTCTGCATGAGTTTCGAGCCGAGGAAGTCCTCCGCGTGGCGCGGGGGATCGCCGAGCTCGCGGCCGAGGGCGAGGGTCCAGAACTCGCGCTCGTCGACGATGCCGAGCTCCTTCTCCCCCGTCTGGTACGCCTCCCAGTCGATGGGGTGCGCGCGCACGATGGTCACCCCGCCCCACACGGCGACGGCCGCGGTGAGCGCGACGCTCGCGCGGCTCACCGGCACCGCCATGACGGGCAGCAGCAGCGCGAACAGCGGCAGCAGCCACATGCGCCCGTGCATGAAGTCGCCGCCCACGCGCAGGACGTAGACGATGTGCGCGAGCGCGCACCCCACCACTACAAGGGCGATTGCTAATCGACGCCCACGGGTCCCCACGAGCAACCACCAGCCGAGCGCCACCGCGCCGAGGAGCGGCAGCCACAGCCAGTAGTAGCCGGCGAAATCCCAGAGGTACTCGAACCCGCTGCCCCACTCCGCGCCGGAGGCCGACTTCGCCACCGCCGTGTGCGGGGTGAGCAGGCCGTAGTAGCCCATGCGGAACAGCTCGTACGCCGCCGGCACCGGCAGCGCCGCGGCGAGGATGCCGCCAGTCTTGCGCGGGGCGTACGCGATGAGCATGATCCCGGTGACGCCGCCGTAAAGCGCCAGCTCCGGGCGCACGAGCCAGGACAACCCGCACCAGAACGCGAGGAGGTAGCCCACCGGCGGCATGCCGTGGCGGGTCGGCCGGTCGGGCGCCGCCCACGCGACGAGCAGGGCCCACCACACCGCGATCCAGAGCAGGGACAAACCCCACTCGAGCCCGGAGGTGGCGAAGTCGCGGGCGGGCGGGAGCGCGAGGTAGATGAGGATGCCGAACGGGACGACGTAGTGCGCGCCGCCCTTGGTGAACCAGTAGCGGCCGGAGGCAAACGTCGATACGCATGCTGCCGCGACGGTGCACACGAGCGCGAGCCACATGGCGACGTCCTCGAGGCGCGCGCCGGTGAGCCACGCGCACGCGGCGATGAGGTACTGCCACAGCGTCGAGGTGTTGGCCTCGACGCGCTCGCCGGCGTTGAACACGGGGCCGTTGCCGGCGAGGATGTTGCGCACGGTGCGCAGGACGATAAGGCCGTCGTCCGACATCCAGCGCCGGGTCCACCCGCCCCAGAACGCAGCGACGCCCGCCATTGCGGCCGCGAGCAGCGCGGAGAGGCGGGCGTTGTTGGTCATTGGTGAGATGTTAGCGGCTCCGGTCCTACCACCCGAAGTGCGGCACGACGTAGACCGCCATGACGATGCAGAAGATCCAGGCGAGCGCCAGCGTCTGCAGCACTCGGTCCTCGAGCGCGATCTCGTCCGGCGCGCCGCCCTGGCCGCCGTCGACGACGGAGGCGTAGCGCAGGATCGCGATGACGAACGGCACCATGGACACCTGGTACCAGATTGCCGCGGTGCCCCCGACCTCGTTGGAGAGCTGGAAACCCCACAGGGCGTAGGACATCACCACGGCGGTGGCGGACAGCGTCCACACGAAGCGCAGGTACGTCTCGGTGTAGCCCTGCAGCGAGCGACGGATCTTCGCGCCCGTCTCCTTCACCAGCAGCAGCTCGGCGTAGCGCTTACCCGAGGCCATAAACAGGGAGCCGAACGCGGCGACGAGGAGGAACCACTGCGACAGGGCGATGCCGGCCGCGACGCCGCCGGCCATCGTGCGCAGCATGAAGCCGGAGGACACGAGCGCGATGTCGATCACGGGGATGTGCTTCCAGCCGAAGCAGTAGCCGAGCTGAAGCGCGATGTAGATGCCGATGACCCAGGCGAGCGCGCCGCCGTCCGTGGCCAGGAACGACAGGCCGAGCGCGGCGGCGATGAGCACCGCCGCCATACCGTAGGCCAGGTTGATCGGCAGCATGCCCGAGGCGATCGGGCGGAAGCGCTTCGTCGGGTGCTCGCGGTCGGACTCGACGTCGCGCGCGTCGTTGATGAGGTAGATCGAGGACGCGCCGCAGCAGAACACCACGAACGCGAGGAGGATGTCCACCGCCGTACGCGAGTTGAACGAGTCCGCACCCGCGGCCAGCGGCGCGGCGAGCACGAGGACGTTTTTCACCCACTGCTTCGGGCGCAGGCCCTTGACCATGGCGTCCGCGAGATTCTTCGGGGGCGTCTTCTTCATCACCTGGTCGACACCGGAGGTGTGCGGCTCCGACTTGATCAGGGGCTCGTCGACGGGTTCCTGGGTGTATTCCACTAGATCCTCTTCTCCGCCTCGATGGCCACCTTCGCCGCGCCCACGCCGAGCGCGGCGCCCGCGAGGGTGTCAGTTGGGTAATGGACGCCGAGCACGTTACGCGAGAGCATCATCACCGGCACGAGCAGCCACGGCGTCTTCCTGCCCGTGATGTCCGCGAGGTGCGCCGCCGCCGCGGCCGTGTTCGCCGCGTGCGAGGAGGGAAACGACAGCTGGGACGGCGTTTTCACCCCCACCTTCACGCGCTCGTCGCTCGGCCGCGGGCGCCGCACAATGCGCTTGAGCACCACGGTCGCCGCGTGCGCCGCGAAGGTTCCCGCCCCGAGGGCGAGCCACTTCGAGCGCCGTTGCTTATCGACGATTGCACCTCCGGCCGCGAGCGCCAACCACCCGAGGTCGTGCTCGCCGAAG encodes:
- a CDS encoding decaprenyl-phosphate phosphoribosyltransferase, which produces MEYTQEPVDEPLIKSEPHTSGVDQVMKKTPPKNLADAMVKGLRPKQWVKNVLVLAAPLAAGADSFNSRTAVDILLAFVVFCCGASSIYLINDARDVESDREHPTKRFRPIASGMLPINLAYGMAAVLIAAALGLSFLATDGGALAWVIGIYIALQLGYCFGWKHIPVIDIALVSSGFMLRTMAGGVAAGIALSQWFLLVAAFGSLFMASGKRYAELLLVKETGAKIRRSLQGYTETYLRFVWTLSATAVVMSYALWGFQLSNEVGGTAAIWYQVSMVPFVIAILRYASVVDGGQGGAPDEIALEDRVLQTLALAWIFCIVMAVYVVPHFGW
- a CDS encoding phosphatase PAP2 family protein: MPSKETKLLVAIQDLAYSQATVKAARALSHFGEHDLGWLALAAGGAIVDKQRRSKWLALGAGTFAAHAATVVLKRIVRRPRPSDERVKVGVKTPSQLSFPSSHAANTAAAAAHLADITGRKTPWLLVPVMMLSRNVLGVHYPTDTLAGAALGVGAAKVAIEAEKRI